The Kluyveromyces marxianus DMKU3-1042 DNA, complete genome, chromosome 7 DNA segment ttTCGAGAATAGCTCCATTGTAGACACTTTATCAATGTATTTTGCATAAGTTAAGTTTAATATCGATGCAGAAGCTTCTGGATTTCTAAGTATCGTATATGATCCGTAAAAGTTGTTTAGCGCAACGTAGTAAATATCGCTGATTTTATCCGTTTCAAAATCATCCTCCTGTTGGTAAATAGAGAACTCATCGTACTCAGCGAAACCATTTCCACTGCTTGGGAAAAGAGACTCCACCTCCtttggttttttctttgttaatCTCTTGGCAGAGCTATGATGGTGTATCCTTTGTGATCCCATTAGCCCTTCTCCTGTTAGATCAGGAATTTGCACATTATATGACTCTATGATGGGGAAATTAATGAACCACTCTTCATAGGAGTACTTCGATCTTAGAGTGTTCGCAATACTCTCATATAAAATGAGAGACTTCGATTTGTCTTCAATCAAATCTACTCCTCGATCGTATCGGTAAGCTAAGGCTTGTTTAGCTTGTAGATTTTCTAAACGTGCAGATTCCTGTAGATAGATCAGGGCTTTGGCGGTATCCTTCTCAATAGTTCCAAAAAATCCAGTAGAATACATGACACTGAGTTCAAAAAGAGCAGTGGAGTTCTTTCCCTCGGTAAGCTGATTGAACTTCTCAAGGTGATAATGTGCCAAAGTCTTATTGTGAGGAAAGCAATGCTTACCATACAAGAACATATCCTTTAATACCCAATGAGCATCTGATTGGTGTGATCCTTCCAGGCTGGCATGTTGTAACAATTGGTAAAACTCCATCTGAGCCTCTGTGATTGAGTCTTGCCAAAATTTGTAATACTCCCTTTCTCTCTGTCCCTCGTAATAATCCATAGGAATTGTGAGCCTTATTCGATCATCTGCGAAATTTGCAAATGGATCATACTCGAGAGCATTGCTTCGTCTTAGATCCTGAGGAATTGGTAGCTTGCCAAGTAACCGTTGTGCGGAGTTCCATGCCTCATCTCCGTTACTTGCACTATCGGCAAAGCGTGTAAGGTGAAGTAGGAGTATATACACCAAATGAATCAACATGACCATTTATCGGCAAATTTTCTTCTAGCCAATAAGTCCTTTAATGTATCctattcttttgttgatattgCAACTGCAGGTTAGACCTTTTATGCCCTTAAGAACAGCCTGTTCTTTATGCTAAATGATATTTTCGTATTTTTATGTTTAATAAAGATTTGTAAATAGAATAATACCTTAAAACATTCTACAACTCTCTAATAAAGAAACCACTGAAAACATTCGTATACGTTTACCTATTTTTTAGCAGAGAGTAGATACTTTGgaatatatagatatagTGGTAATTTAGGCTTGGGCAACGTTATGAGGATATGTTGTAATGGTGCAATTTCTTTATAGATCTGGATGTGGTTGCGAGTGTAGTTATATGGaactttctctttgttcTAAATGCCACTTGAGTAGTTGCCAAGAATGTCAGGGCTATGAGATTATAGGCAAATATTGTCCACAATGCGAAAAGGATACCTCCAAGAAGGATGCAGTCTATTGCCACAGAAATTGCTTTCAGTGTCCCCGATGCAATATGTCGTTAAAGATCATCAGTAATAAGGAAGAGTCAGAAGCGGCGCCTAATAAGCGAAGCTATTCTTTTAAATGTCAAGGGTGTGATTGGTCCTACTGTACGTCTAAGGTTGAGAAGGTCAAGTCTTTAACTAAGTACGTTATGGAGTTGGAGTCACTTACAGAGTATCATAAGAGATTTCAGTCGCTATTAGAGTTTTACCAGACAAAGAATAGTGTCAGTAAGCTAATGGCCAAACAAGCCGCAATTGATTTCCAATCTCTAGACCGTAAGGGGCCTGATACATGGTGGAAGAGAATAGCCAACGGGGAATCACTTTGGAAGATAATGGATGAAGAGTCACCGATACAGTCAGAAACATTAATGGATGATGTCGACACGTTTCCCCGTTTATGTAAACTTCGGCCCAAGTATAACTACAGCTGTCCGTATTGCAAGCGATCTTTGACAAAACTGGACCCGAAAGCGGACGTGTTAAAGTGGCTTAAAACGTCGCCCGCATATAATGGTATACCGCGCATTTCAGTCATTTTCCATCCGatgttgaaacaaaaataccAGCAAAAGTTTCTTTTGGACGATTCGACCGTGTTATTGCATATGGAGAACACAAGGCAAGAGCACAATATGACTGTGAAAGTGAACGCAGAAGAGTCGCTTCTAGTTCCCGATTATGAGGTCAAAATTACATCCTCTAACTTGAAACAGTCAGGGTCCCATAAAGATCACGTTAAGCAGTTGCAAGGTATACTCCGATCGATGCCAACTTGTTTACTAGATACTTCGCCAGATGTTGACAAGCTTATGCGAGTAGAGAATACACGCCGACTGGGGCAATTGAACAAAGCTGTGACACAGCCTGTCGAATATTTACAGATTATAGATGAAGGTGATGGCTGGGTTGTTATCCCACTTAAAATAATCAATCGGAAATGCCAGTACGAATTGAACTTTTTAGTTCATTTCGATGACTGGGATATGGGAATTACCGGTACTTTGTATCTTTAGATAGTGGTGTTTATAAACCTCATCTCATATCgtatcttttattttgtatatatattcatataCCGGAGCCCTGacactttttcaataaagaGATGATCCTGCAGTTTTCGAAGGGTTTTTCATTAGAAAACAACAGATACagagaatatatataataaggAAGACGCATCGTAACGGGTAGCTGCTGATGTACCATGTCGACTAACTCATTCAACGCTACAATTGCTCGGATTCTTCAAACTGAAGGTTTTCAAGAcaaaaacaccaaaatTACAGAAGAATGCATGAAATTACTGGAGCCATACATAGAGTTACTGATAAGAGAAGGTGTGCTAAGGGCGCTGGAAAACAAAGATGAATCTTCGCCAGAGAATGTTCTGGAGTATACAGATCTGGAATCAGTAGCTGGTCTATTGTTGATGGATTTCCAATGAACATGCTATTGTCGCATGCTTACCTTCAAGccatctttctttttcttgccATGTTATGAAGTAGGAATAGTGCCGGTCTTTGAACTCGTTCAAACTTTATGTATACGCACATGCGCGCGAGCAGGCATATATAGGTATAAGTATACACGTATAGATTAACAATATTAATTAGAAGTTGCTTTCGAATGCGATTAAAGTAATATCAACACTCtatgttttttattttttagCTCAGTGATGCTGTGCGTTTAGGCTACTCTACTCAGAACGGCCTTCAGGCAAATAATATACAAACCGAACCCATTCAACACGGACATTTTATCGTGATGGTATATATGTTGGAATCAATGTCTGGGGAAGCTGAAgatacaagaagaagcaattaacaaaaaaaaaaagattgCCCAggataaaaaaaatctgGCTTGTATCTGTCGATAGAGGGATCAACTGAGTTTTGCTTGACTTCTGAATATTCCTGTTTATATTGAATAATCCATTGTACTTTTACAAATCGATTAAGTTGGggttattgttgttgttgttgttgctgttacTAGTGTTGTTTCCATATGAAGAGCCATTATGTTGAGAGCTTGATTGTCCTTGATTACCAAATCCGTAGCCAGTGTACGAGGGTGCAATACCGGAGCTAGGAATACCTGTGTACTGTGACGTTAAGAATGGGTTATGTTTAGGAGGATCATTTGTAACTTGCTTGTAACCAGTACCTTGTGAGTTGATGAAAGTGCCTGTTTTTGTGTGTTGGGCAGGTATTCTTGTTTGGCCAGTGTTACCAAAGGTATCAATCCCAGTACCAGATGCCAAtaaattgttcaattcaCTGAATTTGTCGCTAATGGACTGGCTACCAGTCCTTTGTTCGGGAATACcgttattgttgttgttgttgttgttgtatgGGTTAGTGCTACTGATGTTCTGGTCTTGTTGGCTGTAAAGTGGTTGTTGTGGTACAGGAGATGGTGGGAGGTGTACTGGAGTAAAGTCTGGTTCTTCAGGTTCCtcgatttcttctggagatGGAGGCTTATTCAACGAGAATGGATTGTTCGATCCTGATTGCAGGGACATCTGGTTCTGGaattgctgttgttgttgttgagcCAAGagttgttgctgttgttgctgggCTAGCATTTGCTGTTGGGCAAGGTACTGCTGTTGGGCAGCCAAGTACTGCTGCTCTGCCATATACTGTtcttgctgttgctgtGCCAGcaattgctgctgctggtatTGCAAATACTCTTCTGCAGAAATAGGGTTACCAAATATATCATAGTATGCTGCTTGTggctgctgttgctgttgcaattgttgctgctgtaggagctgttgctgctgcaattgctgttgctgccACAGAGCTGCTTGCTGCTGCGCCTGCAACTGCTGCAACCTTctcaactcttcttcctccttcGATAGCTCCAACGCCGCCTGCAAGTTCGGGTCATCGCCCTGCTCACGGCGACGTCTCTCCTCTTCTTCGGCCGTTAGCCTAGATTCCTCCAACGCCCGTTGCAAATCCTCATCGCTCTCGCCCTTTTCACGTCTTCTCCTTCCACCACGCTTCCTCCCCTTGAGCCTCATCATACGTTCCTCCCTGAGCCGCTCCTCATCCCTCAACAACGCCGTCAACTCCTTCGCCTTCACACGAACAATCTCCCCATCGTCAATCCCCGTGAGCTCATCTGAATGCGTGAACTCCCGCAACGTCTTAATGATATACAAGTTCTCCTTACACCAGAAAACACAGTTCTCAGATCCACACCTCACCAAGAAGTCAAGACACGTCAACGACTTCGCAACATGACGCCAGTTCCGGCCCTTATCGTTAAGCCTCTTGTCCAACATGTCCATAATCTCAAAAAACTCAACATTATCAAACGATCTCTCCGCCAACTCTTCAAGCTGATCCACAGAGGGCCCCTCCTTATCATTAGACGTCGCACTCCTCACCAAAACCTGCGCCTGAGAGTACCCATTGACTAAATTCTTGGCACTACGAAGTAAAGCTTTTGACATTTCTGATTCTAATTTCTGATTCTAATTTCACTTCCAATTCCCCTACTTGTTCCTCTATCGATCTGCAAGCTGTCACACTACTCTAATTCTAGCCTCGACTACGCCACTATGCCACTATGCCACTTCTCTCTACTCACAAATATCCTATATTTTATACAACTCCTATATCATTCATTAATTCATTCATTTATTCATGTTCACTATTTTCTATTTCCTATTTTCTATTCcatattctattctatATTAGTAGCACACTACATTTTCTACCAAATATGAAAATATGATTTCGCTCACACACTGTAGAAACTGTTTTACGCATACTAAGcccaagaaaaaaaaaaatacatagatagataaataaaaaaataaaataaaaaaagaacgcCAGCTAGAGGCGAGCGAACGAATCTCTGGGCCAGCCAAAAAGCAGTTCTGTTCTGGcttggtttggtttggttttggcttgggcttgggcttgggcttctatttttttatttttttctttccttcccTAAAAAGGGCTGTGCAGTGTTGGTTGGAAGGACCAAGGGACCGAGGAAGCGAAcgagaaaaataataataataaaaaaaaaggggGTTGGTCTGGGCGGGGTAACCCCGAGATAGTAGTGGGTGGGTGGGTGTAGACAAATGGTTCGGTCACAGTCACGTGTGTTCTAAATAGAGCCACTTTGATTTTTTGGAGGTGTGGGTGTAGTGTTACCCGGTtatatccgggtaacgCGGGTAAATAGcgtggtggtggtagtgTTTTGGTacagtcacgtgatttggtgaagtttTCATCGTTTccttccaaaaaaaaaaaaaaaaaaaaagggcaCACAGCCAGCAAGCCAGCAAGCCAGCATGGCATTGGAATTTTAAGGTACGTCATTTACcaacagcagaagaagaagaagaagaggaagaagaatgtgCGCCTTTACAGTAAACATAATTAATTTAATTGATATAAATGATATAATGATATAATACAGTCGGAATCTATATATACGGGTGACTGTATACTGGATCTGAATATGGAGCGTCGCTTGGACTGGCCTTTTATTATACATGCATTCAGGACTGTGGGAgttgaacttgaacttgaagTTGAACTGAAATGAATAGAATTAATTGAATCAAACTTGATTTTAACGAACTGCACCACCATGAAAATGGTAGAGGGGTATTAAGTGTTTGAAATGCTATTTAGACTATAGCAAGAACAAAGCAGCTAGGATTGAAGACAAGAATGTGAATGCACTCTTGGTGTTAATGGCAGCTGATCCTGCGTAAGTTTGGAATGTTTGAGTGCTTGAAGCTGGAGCTGAAGTGTAGACACTGATAGATGGGACAccggtggtggtggtcgattcagcagcagctggAGTTGTGGTTGTCAAAGTGGTTGCTCTTTGAGTACCTGGGGTAGTTGGAGCAGCTGGGGTACCTGGGGCAGCTGGTGTAGCTGGGGTACCTGGGGCAGCTGGTGTAGCTGGGGTACCTGGAGCAGCTGGAGCTGAAGAAGTACCTGGAGCAGCTGGAGCTGATGGAGTACCTGGGACAGCTGGAGCTGATGGAGTACCTGGAGCAGCTGGAGCTGAAGAAGTACCTGGAGCAGCTGGAGCTGATGGAGTACCTGGAGCAGCTGGAGCTGAAGAAGTACCTGGAGCAGCTGGAGCTGATGGAGTACCTGGAGCAGCTGGAGCTGAAGAAGTGCCTGGGGCAGCTGGAGCTGATGGAGTACCTGGAGCAGCTGGAGCTGATGGAGTACCTGGGGCAGCTGGTGTAGCTGGAGTGCTACAAATTGTGGTGGTCAACACAGTTACCGTTCCACTAGTCGTGTATGTAATAGTCTGGACAGTGGACGATGGGGTTGGTTCGGTTGTACTGGTTACACCGGTTGTGCCTGCAGTCGCGGTACAATCCTTATCACCACAATTGGTCACTGTCAAAGTCGTAGAAACTCCACTTGAAGTGTATGTAATAGTCTTGACAGTGGCCGATGGAGTTGGTTCAGTTGTGTCAGTTGTGGTGCTCACAGTAGCAGTAGCTGCAGAGGAAGTTTCCGtttgagaagaagttgaaacaCTGCTGCTTGAGTCAGAtgtcaaagaagaaataattATCGAGCCAGATGGAATACTGGTACTAGATGTAGATTCTACCAGGCTTGGAGTATTAGAAGTTGAGACGATACTTGTTGTCCATTGACCTGGAGCAGACGATGTTGTCGTAGACACACTGGTAGTCGAAGGAATTGGACTTGAAGCGTTAGTGTACCAAATGAATGGTGAAGTGACTGGTGCTGAGCTAAACGAACTTAGAGTACTGACTCCACGGTTTGGATCCACAGTAGTAGGTGTAATTGGAACAGCTGGAGTACCTGGGGTAACTGGGGCTGAAGAAGTACCTGGAACAACTGGAGCTGATGGAGTACCTGGGGTAACTGGagctgaagaagttccTGGAACGACTGGAGCTGATGGAGTACCTGGGGTAACAGGagctgaagaagttccTGGAACGACTGGAGCTGATGGAGTACCTGGGGTAACTGGAGCTGAAGAAGTACCAGATGTTGTGGATGCAGTTAGGGTACTCACCTTTTCGCTTGGCGCCACgacagtagtagtagtagtaattgAGCTAGTAGCAGTAGAGCTGGTAGCAGTCGACTTCTCTGGAGTTGGTTGAACTGGAGTTGAGCTAGTAGCAGTAGAGCTGGTAGCAGTAGACTTCTCTGGAGTTGGTTGAACTGGAGTTGAGCTAGTAGCAGTAGAGCTGGTAGCAGTAGACTTCTCTGGAGTTGGTTCAACTGGAGTTGAGCTAGTAGCAGTAGAGCTGGTAGCAGTAGACTTCTCTGGAGTTGGTTGAACTGGAGTTGAGCTAGTAGCAGTAGAGCTGGTAGCAGTCGACTTCTCTGGAGTTGGTTCAACTGGAGTTGAGCTAGTAGCAGTAGAGCTGGTAGCAGTAGACTTCTCTGGAGTTGGTTGAACTGGAGTTGGCTTCACTGGAGTTGAACTGGATGAACCCTCGGTGGaagttttctcttttggaGCCAAGGTTGTAGAAGTAGTTGAGCTAGTGGCAGTTGGCTTAACTGGAGTTGAGCTGGTCGCAGTAGACTTCTCTGGAGTTGGTTGATCTGGGGTTGGCTTAACTGGAGTTGAGCTGGTAGCAGTAGACTTCTCTGGAGTTGGTTGATCTGGAGTTGGCTTAACTGGAGTTGAGCTGGTAGCAGTAGACTTCTCTGGAGTTGGTTGATCTGGAGTTGGCTTCACTGGAGTTGAACTGGATGAACCCTTGGTGGaagttttctcttttggaGCCAAGGTTGTAGAAGTAGTTGAGCTAGTAGCAGTTGGTTTAACTGGAGTAGGCTCCTTTGGAGTAGGTTGATCTGGAGTTGGCTTAGCTGGAGTTGGCTCCTTTGGAGTTGGTTCCTCTGGAGTTGGTTTAACTGGAGTTGGCTCCTTTGGAGTTGGTTCCTCTGGAGTTGGTTTAACTGGAGTTGGCTCCTTTGGAGTTGGTTCCTCTGGAGTAGGTTTAACTGGAGTAGGTTGATCTGGAGTTGGCTTAACTGGAGTTGGCTCCTTTGGAGTTGCGTTATCTGGAGTTGGTTCAACTGGAGTAGGCTTGTTTGGAGTAGGTTGATCTGGAGTTGGCTTAACTGGAGTAGTGGTAGATGACTTCAGAGTGACAgtcttttcctttggatCCAGAGttgtagaagaagttgttttctttggagTTGGCTTAGGGTCCACAGGTGGGTTTGGCTTAGGATCAACAGGTGggtttggctttggcttaGGGTCCACTGGTGGGTTTGGCTTAGGATCAACAGGTGggtttggctttggcttaGGGTCCACTGGTGGGTTTGGCTTAGGATCAACAGGTGGAGTTGGCTTAGGGTCCACTGGTGGGTTTGGCTTAGGATCAACAGGTGggtttggctttggcttaGGGTCCACTGGTGGGTTTGGCTTAGGATCAACAGGTGggtttggctttggcttaGGGTCCACTGGTGGGTTTGGCTTAGGATCAACAGGTGGAGTTGGCTTAGGGTCCACTGGTGGAGTTGGGGTGTATCGGCACACGGCAAAAAAGGGAGAATTATAGGGCGTTTCTCTCGGGCATTCGCCTTTTTGTGACGACTTCGATACTATGCCACAAAAATATGACAAATGATTAGCCTATACAGATAACACTAAAGACGTTATTAGGGTGTGTCAACACTTTCCGCTTTCGTTACAGGCACGCAGGGCTGATCTAAACCGAACTTGGCTGATTCTTCCCTTTTAGCTCCAATACAGCCAATGCCAATCAATACATAATAACATAATAGTAGCTCTAGTAGGCTGAAGATTATCGTTTCATTGCATgattaatttctttttttctgagACCACGTACGATCAGTATGTGAAAATGCCAAGTTATGCATGGGctccaagaaaaaagacGTAGTGCCCAAAGCCGAGAGATCATCCACATCCACACGAAAagtcttttcttttccaaataCCCCTCAGATCTTTGATTTGCTACGTACTTTTGTCTGTGGGATACgttttttccttttcagaTTCTCTAAAAAGGAACCCTCGCATTTGAAAATATGCGGAGAAGGTTCCTTCATCCATATTCATGGGTTTCCACTCAGACGCTCCTGTAGTACCTACATGGCATCCGTTTGTGCAGACATGTAGATCGTCGAGGCAAAGCGGATAAGATCGGGAAAAGACATTCAACAATTTTGTTGAACCCTCACTTAAAGTGTTGCAAGAGGTGATCTACATAGgctaaaaaaaagaaattttttCATAAAAATATGCATCTTTGTGACAAAGACTCGCAGATTTTCCTCGTTCTAGAATGTATCGAAAGATATGTTCTAGATTTTTGAGATCTGattttttgaattcatcTTTGACGCGTTTGACAGATCCCAGTGGCTGATTAACTTGCAATCCCGTTATGGGGTAACCCATTGCCGATTCTACAGAAACTTCTAGGTTTCAATGTAGGCACATATCGCAAATCCGATATCCGAACCACATTGTAATCTTTTCTGAGGCAGGCGGtaatttgaatttttttacGATTGTGGGGCTCGGTGGGGCAGTGTGTCCGTGTAAGTATGTTCACGTAATCTTTGTGACTACATTTTTATTCTAGCTTTCTCCATTTAGATAACGGAACCGGCTATGATCAATCTAATCATTGATTCGAGGCCTTCAATTCTTTattaatcttttttttttcctcatTCCTTGTGACTTGCCAACGGCGATTTTACGGCGAAAATGGTCCCAAAAAACACAACATATACATGTGAAGACACTAATGAtagtattattttattttttttcatttcaagATGATTTACAGGAAAAAGTCTTGAGTTCCGAAGTTTGCCTATGAAAATAATTATACTGATAAGGATCGTTTGTTTGGCTACGTAGGAAAGTGGAAGTTCCAAAATAAAGATACAAAAATGTCATTTTTCGTCAAAATATGCCAAGTTTGGGACATTTTAATtttggaaaggaaagaagtAAGGAACGGCATGTATGTATGTCGTAAGTAGGTATCATTCCAGGTAAACCTCACACGGACATTATCTTCTAGATTACATCAATTaaaatttaaaattttGTTTGGTACGAAAAGATGTCATTTTGTGGTCCTCTGTGATCATTTTCAAAGGGGAATgaataattaattattgatataattaattaattaatgTTAATAGAAAACCGTTTGATTCATGCAAAGTTGAATCGGTAAACAGAAGCCCGTGCAGCCAGATTTTGCTTTTAATGTGGGACCTGTGTGTGTTCGTACTCACAGGACAGGGCAGGGCAGGGCAGGGCACAAACGGAACTGTACGGAACGGTACGGaagttgttgtttattGTTTACCCGTTTGTGGCGCCCTTATCTTTGGTCAATGAGGTGAATCGTGCATGCGTGATAGTGTAACGTTCGAGCcattgaacttttctttgcaaGGGATGTTCTTCTGTCCTGTTGCGGCAGCCATGCAAATCACGTATTTTAACTCTTTTAGTCAACCCCTTGgttgtatatatttatttaccTTTTGTCTGTTGCAGTAAGAAAACCTGTATCGACTACGGGACTTTCTTCGTAACCGCGCATTCGTCTTGAAAATCAATGACAAACAAATGTACACGTTGGGCGAAAATACTACTCGAACgtgcaaaaaaaaaaaaaaaacgttTTTTTCGTCACGTGAAGTGATTCTTATCTCTCGTTCAGGATGCTATatgaatttctttttacttgtttttctttcttgagaAGATATATACATTTGTGTATTCGTTTAAAGTGACAATGGtagaaatttttttttttcctttcctgaGCTTTAGTGAAAAAGTATCTAACCTTCACAGCACAACCGCTTTGATGCTCATCtcagctcatctcatcgtTATTAAAGGTTTTACAAGTTCCTATTGCGTTACGCTTTCCAGAATAGCAAGAGACTCTACTGTGAAAAGTACACCTAAAACAACACACACAACATGCATTTGATGTACACTTTGGATGCCGAAGGCAAGAGAATTTAcactttgaagaaggtgacCGAAAACAACGAGATCACCAAGTCTGCCCACCCAGCCAGATTCTCTCCAGATGACAAGTACTCCAGACAAAGAgtgactttgaagaagagatacAATCTTTTACCAAACTAGAGGccaataaaaaaaaggacTGGTGAGTAAGAGCATGCCTACCTCTACTCTGTCGCACTGTATATTAGAAAAGTAAAGCAAGTTATGAGTACCGACAAAAGTCCATTTGCGAGGATCACtgaataatataatagCGGACCAAGTAAATGCGATATGTATTACAGACTATATAAAGAATAGAACCATAGTATTTTAATAATCATATTTTCGAATTGcatcatttttttttgtacaTGGACATTTATCTCTGAAAGTTATTCTTTGATCAAATGTGACAAAATTATACAGTTATTTTAaagtatgtatatatatatatggggGTAACACACATAACCTAATACTCAAAACTATGGTATTTATAGTGGCTCCTGTTTCTTCGAAGTCGCCTGCAACTGGAAATCAACAGATTCTCGATAGTTTTCGCACATTTGAGACATTAGCTCCaaattcttgttcttgctGTTCACCCTTCGAAGCTCCTGGTTGAGGATCACCACGCTCTCGTTCAAACGCTCGACATTTCCAATTATTCTTGACAAAATATTACTCTGGACCTTCTCGTAAGGATTCTCCATGTTTGCTAGAccaaccaaaaagaagcaCTCTAGATATATTCCCTTATTTCTCTCTCAACTGGATAGCACTCAAGCAATGAAGAACA contains these protein-coding regions:
- the MHF2 gene encoding Mhf2p (DUF2008 super family[cl09661]) — encoded protein: MSTNSFNATIARILQTEGFQDKNTKITEECMKLLEPYIELLIREGVLRALENKDESSPENVLEYTDLESVAGLLLMDFQ
- a CDS encoding uncharacterized protein (Dynactin_p62[pfam05502]); this encodes MVQFLYRSGCGCECSYMELSLCSKCHLSSCQECQGYEIIGKYCPQCEKDTSKKDAVYCHRNCFQCPRCNMSLKIISNKEESEAAPNKRSYSFKCQGCDWSYCTSKVEKVKSLTKYVMELESLTEYHKRFQSLLEFYQTKNSVSKLMAKQAAIDFQSLDRKGPDTWWKRIANGESLWKIMDEESPIQSETLMDDVDTFPRLCKLRPKYNYSCPYCKRSLTKLDPKADVLKWLKTSPAYNGIPRISVIFHPMLKQKYQQKFLLDDSTVLLHMENTRQEHNMTVKVNAEESLLVPDYEVKITSSNLKQSGSHKDHVKQLQGILRSMPTCLLDTSPDVDKLMRVENTRRLGQLNKAVTQPVEYLQIIDEGDGWVVIPLKIINRKCQYELNFLVHFDDWDMGITGTLYL
- the DAD4 gene encoding Dad4p — its product is MENPYEKVQSNILSRIIGNVERLNESVVILNQELRRVNSKNKNLELMSQMCENYRESVDFQLQATSKKQEPL
- the ENT1 gene encoding epsin, coding for MSKALLRSAKNLVNGYSQAQVLVRSATSNDKEGPSVDQLEELAERSFDNVEFFEIMDMLDKRLNDKGRNWRHVAKSLTCLDFLVRCGSENCVFWCKENLYIIKTLREFTHSDELTGIDDGEIVRVKAKELTALLRDEERLREERMMRLKGRKRGGRRRREKGESDEDLQRALEESRLTAEEEERRRREQGDDPNLQAALELSKEEEELRRLQQLQAQQQAALWQQQQLQQQQLLQQQQLQQQQQPQAAYYDIFGNPISAEEYLQYQQQQLLAQQQQEQYMAEQQYLAAQQQYLAQQQMLAQQQQQQLLAQQQQQQFQNQMSLQSGSNNPFSLNKPPSPEEIEEPEEPDFTPVHLPPSPVPQQPLYSQQDQNISSTNPYNNNNNNNNGIPEQRTGSQSISDKFSELNNLLASGTGIDTFGNTGQTRIPAQHTKTGTFINSQGTGYKQVTNDPPKHNPFLTSQYTGIPSSGIAPSYTGYGFGNQGQSSSQHNGSSYGNNTSNSNNNNNNNPNLIDL
- the NOP10 gene encoding snoRNP complex protein NOP10 yields the protein MHLMYTLDAEGKRIYTLKKVTENNEITKSAHPARFSPDDKYSRQRVTLKKRYNLLPN